From the Leishmania panamensis strain MHOM/PA/94/PSC-1 chromosome 31 sequence genome, one window contains:
- a CDS encoding 3,2-trans-enoyl-CoA isomerase, mitochondrial precursor, putative (TriTrypDB/GeneDB-style sysID: LpmP.31.2080) translates to MRRAISSSLTRCAGAAGVTSALLQLPQHRLQSQAPPGGLQQGCQQAPKAAHTGHEHSHHPEPEVEPPRKPTEVPKFVRINTSDKGITNVQLARPPVNSLSLEFFQELNQWMLWLGSNEETKAVVISSAIPTVYSAGLDLAEVHNPNPERISGFWQSFQEMWLIFNSFPKPIIAAITGNAPAAGCIIAMGCDYRVMARGPKDTTNNNRLYRIGLNETKLGLVAPPWTMPAYAYLLGSRQAERMLQLGETPLADDAHKLGLIDEVASDEERTIEAAYKQAERFLSVPQQSRWMARDMMRREYLQMLASDEERNYDTEFFTQFVMNPEVQHNLERYLERLKSRSRK, encoded by the coding sequence ATGCGCcgcgccatctcctcctcgctcacccgctgtgccggcgctgccggcgtgACGTcggccctgctgcagcttccgcagcaccgcctccagtCGCAGGCACCGCCTGGtgggctgcagcagggcTGTCAGCAAGCCCCGAAAGCCGCTCATACCGGGCACGAGCACAGCCACCACCCGGAACCAGAGGTCGAGCCGCCAAGGAAGCCGACGGAGGTGCCCAAGTTTGTGAGGATCAACACGAGTGACAAGGGCATCACGAACGTGCAGCTGGCCCGTCCCCCGGTGAACTCGCTGAGCCTGGAGTTCTTCCAGGAACTCAACCAGTGGATGCTGTGGCTTGGCAGCAACGAGGAGACGAAGGCTGTAGTCATCTCTTCTGCGATTCCAACAGTCTACTCGGCCGGACTCGACCTCGCCGAGGTACACAACCCGAACCCTGAGCGCATCTCTGGCTTCTGGCAGAGCTTCCAGGAGATGTGGCTGATCTTCAACTCTTTTCCCAAGCCGATCATCGCGGCCATTACGGGCAACGCACCGGCGGCGGGATGCATCATCGCGATGGGCTGCGACTACCGCGTCATGGCTCGCGGGCCGAAGGACACCACGAACAACAACCGTCTGTACCGCATCGGCCTTAACGAGACGAAGCTAGGACTTGTCGCCCCGCCATGGACGATGCCAGCTTACGCCTACCTTCTGGGCTCACGCCAGGCGGAACggatgctgcagctgggTGAGACACCCTTGGCTGATGATGCCCACAAGCTCGGGCTGATTGACGAGGTGGCCTCTGATGAGGAGCGGACGATCGAAGCCGCCTACAAGCAGGCGGAACGCTTCCTTAGCGTGCCGCAGCAATCTCGGTGGATGGCACGTGATATGATGCGCCGTGAGTACCTGCAGATGCTCGCCTCTGACGAGGAGCGCAACTACGACACAGAGTTTTTCACTCAATTTGTGATGAACCCTGAGGTGCAACACAACCTGGAGCGCTACCTGGAGCGCCTCAAGAGCCGCTCTCGTAAGTAA
- a CDS encoding hypothetical protein (TriTrypDB/GeneDB-style sysID: LpmP.31.2060): MSSAARQAHPVDVAASEGATSFLRAKNLPEAISLTNTPGKVCSSAASAAEDASARSCASGVSLMSPSRISSEVYTSSHHTESRQRSSSSEAQAGVMPEALHEMGIIGSARNGKDLPATLHTPTTKLKAQKHGKPLAVKLHPPPSAAVERPTLPPSSHTPEKVQPTFSSFNPLRKDSAQPLSDLFSLQIPSSHTQKSKTLSSEQLPPTHPKITGAPKVPQNLDQRGMSSVACSNVHLSVLADLLEKKVFSEEDVLLELEAIRKRSLLTSTPFNRRLLPILAWYLLRDKFGEEAATRYVFLLTSPAGVPRSDGAVNTTLTIASFLPRVNTIRRVRREAKESNRKKPMHHYAIAPPACPTETAKLCDVKGAHHQRQHLRRVPAFDALEDASDIPTACPTDRFSLKSPITRSSPCLRSVSPLQYGRLRVYTRAHAAVDRQAAKAEDRPVVDVIMDAADPQARAKNAFEIVQAEASSVVEEPSVFHGFGHQSPAARGPATKLTSKRRSPIPPASAHPTGALAEATARSRHGLQVHGSQGCEMLSVTPSAGAFSGIAPATDTEEGLSLFYRERAEGVGQECMPSASVFWQAITPPHTSAGGKASGRRCLPAKHSQHRHLDRSASPADVMGAVTPCLSSILAVRDYDASAQQSGLASETVNAPDLSTMTSATTSSHSWVEYSHGVAGDRKYYNAELDVILEDAPSQALTSATAYSALNDLHESPVGDDDAEHAAGTAHCPAISSPLQGRSVAEASPPCAPEVTDTSRYQREQQSYSYMNGAENSMSRTVKATEHYSMLLNTSTAAHRPACLLCSRSAEVRENSNTKLPGMAQAFQPESTIEKKHSYSSLLESHIDTVAKSSTERIATERRDSDSHTVAEYSAFICAEASAMEPSTSGAVQSQAIKTSETWRSDTSATTAAAVSIVDPSANMVHSTQQSTCGILNTPTTSRSRMPCSDLHSSRRVERKAQLCGRPATESSLDDTPVYSISFSRTNTHHSSPSTRINGSSYAASAPGGESGFGNLLRTNVEASALGSGDDLRGSLAESFPSIAFPGASVHQNSVLPGGTSTNAEGSCAYQNIRCSNFIQHSANQHGQRKTHLRTSASLPPTASATTLLRESPDHRPSSSDANVRRSLSDALAAPFGDSFSMHNLTAKANDTSQTIHSHHPPPTHSTTAPAMENFGSLVEHHSVHLRGGYGSVMEGDSAVAPDASLALRSAGGYGSVMEGDSAVAPNASLASRSAGGYGSVMEGDSAVAPNASLALRSAGGYGSVMEGDSAVAPNASLASRSAGGYGSVMEGDSAVAPDASLASRSAGGYGSVMEGDSGFPLCSQTGISAIPSALTATIIDETASWMCTALWRCGRGDAETLNSSMDPAELTEALQKLGEGQGSCVKDNSACTFGEVGCYCDTERRRTCTMAATTQAPRLLQPAPPLEANSRGQAFDRFAMRSSPSEKGAGSESRSTAPPASVPLQTMLNTAVQYQCHQRTSCVSSAEILGQRSGTPVRVEGGLTLRVFPSPARCAEKVSTKQAPQHLSAASKLGTATVAPGKSASPGRCKERDASHTKSFLERNGFRSHVTILTDPRSSTDLSVHNIPDICLSRGDKSIEQLCEHEYLDYEVSGHHRVDFPMIAPVSILQNSLGNSRLHDTKTSEVARPPAAAAAPCRVKACDGETVWGMETADDSVATGCISPFPLPPDATVVNPTAGALSDESLRMPRNMTTMLFVDANQSGRLSFMQAVHGEASTARDSEEVDKPEVSLGVCATRKNLPTCLVHSWLDASHVIDNHRAFRPDASAAAVRMRLSNADHSRSVGVSHSENTEKDVTAVDEMPMDRSDESSKNATSAGRETGKSGVLVSPSTDPTNTQPAANMPECRFAHRPSLHPYSCTGDDHNSSVRREQRPRRHTILDVPGVPYVASPDISLHTDMREAQRKEKERELFAMRWAQRGLMWQRQENEAQRYEEYQARFGAGERVSGCPRMKKLSLQGAPILQRPGPLNDPRSPMPMRPRSLGYSPQGRHN; encoded by the coding sequence ATGTCCTCCGCCGCCCGCCAAGCGCACCCAGTCGATGTCGCAGCGTCGGAAGGAGCGACATCATTTCTGCGAGCCAAGAACCTCCCCGAGGCGATCTCGCTCACCAACACGCCCGGCAAAGTGTGTAGTTCGgcagccagcgcagcagaagACGCGAGCGCACGTTCGTGTGCCTCTGGAGTCTCCCTTATGTCGCCGTCCCGCATATCCTCCGAAGTGTACACATCGAGCCACCACACCGAAAGTCGTCAGCGCAGCTCCTCAAGCGAGGCGCAGGCAGGCGTTATGCCTGAGGCACTGCATGAGATGGGCATCATCGGCAGCGCGCGGAACGGAAAGGACCTCCCGGCCACTCTCCATACACCGACGACAAAGCTGAAAGCCCAGAAGCACGGAAAGCCACTAGCGGTGAAACTGcacccgcctccctctgctgccgtGGAACGGCCGACCCTGCCGCCCTCATCGCATACGCCTGAGAAAGTGCAGCCAACCTTTTCATCCTTCAATCCACTCCGCAAGGACTCTGCTCAACCGTTGTCAGACTTGTTCTCCCTGCAGATCCCGAGCAGCCACACGCAGAAGAGCAAGACCTTGTCGAGCGAGCAATTacctcccacccacccgaAAATTACCGGTGCGCCGAAAGTGCCACAGAATCTTGACCAGCGCGGCATGAGCTCCGTTGCATGCTCGAATGTCCACCTGTCTGTGCTGGCTGATCTCTTGGAGAAGAAGGTGTTCTCCGAGGAAgatgtgctgctggagctggaggcTATCCGAAAGCGCTCACTACTCACCTCGACCCCTTTCAACAGGCGCCTGCTCCCCATCCTCGCTTGGTACCTGCTCCGCGACAAGTTTGGTGAGGAGGCAGCCACCCGGTATGTGTTTCTGCTGACATCCCCGGCCGGCGTGCCACGGTCCGACGGAGCGGTGAACACGACGctcaccatcgcctccttCTTGCCTCGCGTGAACACAATCCGGCGTGTGCGGcgggaggcaaaggagagtAACCGTAAGAAACCGATGCACCACTACGCCATCGCACCCCCGGCATGCCCGACAGAAACAGCGAAGCTGTGCGACGTCAAAGGGGCGCATCATCAGCGGCAACATCTGCGGCGGGTGCCAGCCTTTGACGCCCTCGAGGACGCGTCCGACATTCCGACGGCATGCCCGACGGATCGCTTTTCTTTGAAGTCCCCCAtcacacgcagcagccccTGCCTGCGCAGCGTATCTCCGTTGCAGTATGGACGGCTGCGCGTGTACACccgtgcgcacgcagccgTCGACCGACAGGCAGCGAAAGCAGAGGACCGCCCTGTCGTGGATGTTATTATGGACGCTGCGGACCCCCAGGCTCGAGCGAAGAACGCGTTCGAAATAGTCCAGGCGGAAGCATCGTCAGTCGTGGAGGAGCCCTCCGTCTTTCACGGCTTTGGACACCAATCACCGGCAGCTAGGGGCCCCGCAACCAAGTTGACGTCGAAGAGGCGCTCTCCCATTCCACCCGCCTCCGCACATCCTACTGGCGCTCTTGCCGAAGCAACggcgcgcagccgccacgGACTGCAGGTGCACGGAAGTCAAGGCTGCGAGATGCTCAGCGTGACACCGAGCGCGGGTGCCTTCAGCGGGATCGCCCCTGCAACGGACACCGAGGAAGGTCTGAGCCTGTTCTACCGAGAGCGTGCCGAGGGAGTCGGCCAGGAATGTATGCCCTCTGCCTCGGTATTTTGGCAAGCcatcaccccaccccacacatCTGCTGGAGGCAAGGCATCGGGTCGCCGATGCCTACCAGCTAAGCATTCGCAGCATAGGCACCTCGATCGCAGTGCCAGCCCGGCGGACGTGATGGGTGCCGTCACGCCGTGCCTGTCGAGCATCCTTGCGGTAAGGGACTACGACGCAAGTGCGCAGCAAAGCGGACTTGCTAGTGAAACCGTCAACGCCCCAGATCTCTCTACAATGACAAGTGCTACAACAAGCTCTCATAGCTGGGTAGAGTACTCGCATGGTGTGGCTGGTGACCGCAAGTACTACAATGCCGAGCTCGATGTAATTCTCGAAGACGCACCCTCACAGGCCCTCACAAGCGCCACCGCGTACTCTGCCTTGAATGACCTTCATGAGTCTCCCGTCGGTGATGACGACGCAGAACACGCCGCCGGCACGGCTCACTGCCCAGCAATATCCTCCCCACTTCAGGGCCGTAGCGTGGCTGAAGCCTCGCCGCCGTGCGCCCCTGAAGTAACCGACACGTCCAGGTATCAACGAGAGCAGCAGTCGTACTCCTACATGAACGGCGCGGAGAATTCGATGAGTCGCACAGTTAAGGCCACAGAGCACTACTCGATGTTGCTGAACACCTCtacagcagcgcacaggcCAGCCTGCCTCCtgtgcagccgcagtgccgAGGTGCGGGAAAATAGCAACACCAAGCTTCCCGGTATGGCGCAGGCCTTTCAGCCAGAAAGTACCATCGAGAAGAAGCACAGCTACAGTAGTCTCCTGGAGAGCCACATCGACACGGTGGCGAAAAGCAGCACCGAGCGGATcgccacagagagaagggacaGTGACTCGCATACAGTCGCAGAGTACAGTGCGTTTATTTGTGCAGAGGCGTCGGCGATGGAGCCATCTACAAGCGGTGCTGTGCAGTCGCAAGCCATCAAAACAAGCGAAACGTGGCGTAGTGACACGTCTGCCACGACTGCCGCAGCCGTCAGCATTGTTGACCCATCCGCAAACATGGTGCATTCTACGCAGCAGAGCACGTGTGGAATTCTTAACACGCCTACCACTTCAAGAAGTCGGATGCCATGCAGCGACCTCCACAGCTCGCGACGCGTGGAGAGGAAGGCACAGTTATGTGGTCGCCCAGCAACCGAGAGTTCTCTTGACGACACACCGGTATACAGCATATCTTTCAGCCGCACCAACACGCACCACTCGTCACCCTCCACAAGAATCAACGGGTCCTCGTACGCTGCATCCGCACCAGGAGGCGAGTCTGGCTTTGGAAACCTCCTCCGTACTAACGTCGAAGCCTCAGCACTGGGTAGTGGTGATGATCTGCGAGGTTCTTTGGCTGAATCATTCCCTTCCATCGCCTTCCCCGGCGCATCCGTCCACCAGAACAGTGTTCTACCTGGTGGCACCAGCACCAATGCAGAGGGCAGCTGTGCTTACCAAAACATACGCTGTTCAAACTTTATCCAGCATTCGGCGAATCAGCATGGACAGCGCAAGACTCATCTTCGAACCTCCGCATCACTGCCACCaaccgccagcgccacaaCCTTGCTGAGAGAATCCCCCGATCACCGTCCCTCCTCTAGTGACGCTAACGTGAGGCGCAGCTTATCAGATGCGCTTGCAGCTCCTTTCGGAGACTCGTTCTCAATGCACAACCTAACAGCTAAAGCCAATGACACATCACAAACAAtccacagccaccaccctcctccgACGCACAGTACAACTGCCCCGGCTATGGAGAATTTCGGCAGCCTCGTTGAACACCACAGCGTCCACTTACGCGGTGGGTACGGCAGCGTGATGGAGGGTGACAGCGCTGTGGCACCAGACGCGAGCCTTGCGTTGCGGTCGGCCGGTGGGTACGGCAGCGTGATGGAGGGTGACAGCGCTGTGGCACCAAACGCGAGCCTTGCGTCGCGGTCGGCCGGTGGGTACGGCAGCGTGATGGAGGGTGACAGCGCTGTGGCACCAAACGCGAGCCTTGCGTTGCGGTCGGCCGGTGGGTACGGCAGCGTGATGGAGGGTGACAGCGCTGTGGCACCAAACGCGAGCCTTGCGTCGCGGTCGGCCGGTGGGTACGGCAGCGTGATGGAGGGCGACAGCGCTGTGGCACCAGACGCGAGCCTTGCGTCGCGGTCGGCCGGTGGGTACGGCAGCGTGATGGAGGGCGACAGTGGTTTTCCACTTTGTAGCCAAACGGGGATCTCAGCAATTCCTTCTGCTCTTACCGCAACTATAATCGATGAAACCGCTTCGTGGATGTGCACAGCgttgtggcggtgcggcagaggGGATGCTGAGACTTTGAACTCTAGCATGGACCCTGCGGAGTTGACAGAGGCTCTTCAGAAACTGGGCGAAGGTCAAGGGTCCTGCGTGAAGGACAATAGCGCGTGCACGTTTGGAGAAGTAGGATGCTACTGTGACACGGAAAGGcgccgcacctgcaccaTGGCGGCTACTACGCAAGCGCCTCGCCTTCTAcagccagcgcctccactgGAGGCAAACTCACGAGGTCAGGCATTTGATCGTTTTGCTATGAGAAGCAGCCCAAGTGAAAAGGGGGCAGGAAGTGAGTCACGAAGcactgctcctcctgcttcGGTACCTCTGCAGACGATGTTGAACACCGCCGTGCAGTATCAGTGCCATCAACGCACGAGCTGTGTTTCTAGCGCGGAGATACTTGGGCAAAGGAGCGGGACGCCCGTGCGCGTCGAAGGTGGGCTTACCCTCCGGGTGTTTCCATCCCCGGCACGATGTGCTGAAAAGGTCTCGACTAAGCAAGCCCCCCAACACCTGAGTGCCGCATCAAAGCTTGGAACTGCCACCGTTGCCCCAGGTAAATCAGCGTCCCCAGGTCGAtgcaaggagagagatgcTAGCCACACCAAATCATTCTTGGAGAGGAACGGGTTTCGGAGTCACGTGACCATCCTGACAGAccctcgcagcagcaccgatcTCTCCGTGCACAACATCCCCGATATCTGTCTTTCACGCGGTGACAAGAGCATCGAACAGCTGTGTGAGCACGAGTACCTTGACTATGAAGTCAGCGGCCACCACCGAGTCGACTTCCCTATGATAGCTCCCGTCTCCATACTACAGAACTCATTGGGGAACAGTCGCCTCCACGACACCAAGACATCAGAAGTTGCAAGACcaccggcagctgcggcggcgccatgTAGGGTAAAGGCTTGTGATGGCGAGACAGTTTGGGGCATGGAAACAGCTGATGACAGTGTCGCCACGGGCTGCAtctccccctttccgctgccgcctgaCGCGACTGTTGTAAATCCGACCGCCGGCGCGCTCAGTGACGAGTCGCTGCGAATGCCCCGCAACATGACCACAATGCTGTTTGTTGATGCTAACCAGTCTGGTCGCCTTTCCTTCATGCAGGCAGTACACGGAGAAGCGTCCACCGCGCGTGATAGCGAGGAGGTCGACAAGCCCGAGGTTAGCCTTGGCGTGTGCGCAACGCGCAAAAACCTCCCCACATGTCTTGTCCACTCATGGCTGGACGCGAGTCACGTGATTGACAACCACCGAGCCTTTAGGCCGGatgcctctgctgcggctgtcaGAATGAGGTTGTCGAACGCGGATCACTCAAGAAGCGTCGGAGTGTCCCACAGCGAGAACACAGAAAAGGATGTCACCGCTGTTGACGAGATGCCCATGGACAGAAGTGACGAGTCAAGTAAAAACGCAACGTCAGCGGGTAGAGAGACGGGTAAGAGCGGGGTCTTGGTGAGCCCCTCCACCGACCCGACGAACACTCAGCCTGCAGCGAACATGCCGGAATGTCGTTTTGCTCACCGCCCTTCCCTGCACCCATACAGCTGCACCGGTGACGATCACAACTCCTCAGTGCGCCGAGAGCAGCGCCCGCGACGCCACACGATCCTTGACGTACCTGGCGTCCCCTATGTCGCTTCGCCAGACATCTCGCTGCACACTGACATGCGGGAAGCGCAgcggaaggaaaaagagcgcGAACTGTTTGCCATGCGTTGGGCGCAGCGAGGACTGatgtggcagcggcaggagaaCGAGGCACAGCGATACGAAGAGTATCAAGCCCGCTTTGgtgcgggagagagagtgtcTGGATGCCCTAGAATGAAGAAACTAAGTTTACAAGGTGCACCTATTCTGCAACGGCCCGGCCCGTTGAACGACCCGAGGTCACCCATGCCCATGCGCCCACGCTCCCTCGGATACTCTCCGCAGGGGCGGCACAACTAA
- a CDS encoding hypothetical protein (TriTrypDB/GeneDB-style sysID: LpmP.31.2070), translating to MSSDTENSDFTDGDGLMSTPVSFLHTTQLSGAAASDRYASAPFLFQIRFSRATQPTELLVVDSPPPPSQSHIRHQLVPQRLQLGKHGPNNAAVQSGMPAAVGSARQGELKPGMRRVATHQTHFAMVRQPPISSGDCTSDSDYLLGNTRESSLSYTWTDSYLDESPSATRTRWIQQQTFGPVLQSEGGSSTVSSVPRALCETEAAWGTILAHNADTRNSAADAVGPQWNGEGDRRGWNIRGGGRAGPQRVELTAAKAGENGPGRERHAGEESRFTVCPLGSHVTPVALGALAHVCSSGASACTSNTSTVIATVQQSCRAARIIPLEKTQKPPTAAAAVSAADSRALDSPDGKTGAALSPATSGRLQEASLSSVFLDMVPASRALSKGSRAGIAGTDNTQKSHPSPTKPSQRESHEMDDNFSEIGQSRGNLRASRCGPPRGRVLKAICED from the coding sequence ATGTCCTCAGATACAGAGAACAGTGACTTCACCGATGGAGATGGGCTGATGTCGACGCCTGTCTCTTTCTTGCACACGACTCAGCTAAGCGGCGCGGCCGCTAGCGATCGCTACGCCAGCGCGCCTTTCCTGTTTCAGATCCGCTTCAGTCGAGCCACCCAACCAACGGAACTACTTGTAGTGgactcgccaccgccgcccagCCAATCACACATTCGCCATCAGCTAGTGCCTCAGCGGCTCCAGCTTGGGAAGCACGGCCCCAACAACGCTGCTGTTCAGAGCGGAATGCCTGCAGCGGTCGGTTCCGCACGGCAAGGCGAACTGAAGCCGGGGATGAGGAGAGTCGCAACGCACCAGACGCACTTTGCGAtggtgcggcagccgccaaTATCGAGCGGGGACTGCACGAGCGATTCTGACTATCTCCTCGGCAACACCAGAGAGTCGTCACTCTCCTACACGTGGACGGACAGCTACCTGGACGAATCGCCTTCGGCGACAAGGACGCGGTGGATACAGCAGCAAACCTTCGGCCCTGTCTTGCAATCTGAAGGCGGTAGCAGCACTGTCTCTTCCGTACCTCGTGCTCTCTGCGAGACAGAGGCTGCGTGGGGTACCATCCTGGCGCAcaacgcagacacacgcaacagcgctgcagacgcCGTAGGTCCTCAGTGGAACGGAGAGGGCGATAGACGAGGGTGGAACATtcgaggtggtggtcgtgCAGGACCTCAACGCGTTGAGCTGACAGCGGCCAAGGCTGGTGAAAACGGTCCTGGTCGAGAGAGGCATGCTGGAGAGGAGAGTCGCTTCACCGTCTGCCCATTGGGAAGCCACGTAACCCCAGTAGCTCTCGGGGCACTGGCTCatgtctgcagcagcggcgcatccGCGTGTACCAGTAACACCTCAACAGTGATTGCCACAGTCCAGCAGTCGTGTCGGGCAGCACGGATAATACCACTCGAAAAGACGCAGAAGCCtccaaccgcagcagccgcagtcaGCGCAGCTGACAGCAGGGCACTTGATTCTCCCGACGGCAAGACAGGGGCAGCATTGTCTCCGGCCACTAGCGGTCGTTTGCAAGAGGCAAGCCTTTCGTCGGTGTTCCTCGACATGGTGCCAGCTTCGAGAGCACTCTCTAAAGGAAGCCGTGCTGGCATTGCGGGCACCGacaacacacaaaagagTCACCCGTCTCCCACCAAGCCGAGTCAGCGCGAAAGCCATGAGATGGATGACAACTTCAGCGAGATTGGGCAAAGCCGCGGCAATCTCAGAGCCTCTCGATGCGGCCCGCCACGTGGCCGCGTTCTCAAAGCCATCTGCGAGGATTGA
- a CDS encoding hypothetical protein (TriTrypDB/GeneDB-style sysID: LpmP.31.2050), translating into MGLTCAREQEAVSPSTGLHSSLDRRRSHVRSTQPPFTSGKSACRHTLATRSRADVYVGLDNSCEALCAVECVDLPAPHLTRLPPPPSCAETRPPKLNRCHDETAQATALVGTTPSAPRYPLYHIPDSEDDDGYTVVPFKSTYCLQRATDVEPDNFRAMVTHSHATATEQSDTATATYDPKGDDGTGGKDATSPTTVSRTELVKATRILPKQSLGELRGGLSSDVISDSTDDRVSRQADGIHCTSIFELELILQPESLSDSASYECTPSIFSMTKSTETDKYSSTAFASQRSLSRRHTFGILMPTGHSQVVEHTEDGGAWEPQFLSSGVSADERQSCRKQSSAMVVANIGDKGEQSSAFGVRGHRRHHDGRRFDRHRHRVRGETAVLPRDSTRSRSKVGRPWPQPIMEGPKSNLSRSRSFNVEETLGCSALSARFVPSPDWQRVDMIEEEQRRLAQVLKVHQNRLAKWQRMQVAHWKTVSS; encoded by the coding sequence ATGGGCCTCACATGCGCACGAGAACAGGAAGCGGTTTCTCCATCAACGGGGTTGCATTCGAGCCTTGACCGCCGGCGAAGCCACGTGCGCAGTACGCAGCCCCCTTTCACATCGGGCAAATCCGCATGCCGTCACACGCTAGCCACGCGTTCCAGAGCTGACGTGTACGTTGGTCTCGACAACTCTTGTGAGGCTCTGTGCGCGGTGGAATGTGTGGACCTGCCTGCCCCACACCTGACGAGACtcccacctccgccgtccTGTGCAGAAACACGGCCTCCAAAGCTAAACCGCTGCCACGATGAAACTGCGCAAGCAACGGCGCTCGTCGGAACGACGCCGTCGGCGCCGAGGTATCCCCTTTACCACATCCCTGACAGtgaggacgacgatggcTACACTGTGGTGCCTTTCAAGTCGACTTACTGCCTACAGCGCGCGACTGATGTAGAACCTGACAACTTCCGTGCAATGGTGACCCACTCCCACGCTACAGCAACAGAGCAGTCGGACACGGCAACAGCTACCTACGATCCGAAGGGTGACGACGGTACGGGAGGGAAAGACGCCACGTCACCGACGACGGTATCGCGCACGGAATTAGTGAAGGCAACGAGAATCCTTCCAAAGCAGTCTTTAGGGGAACTGCGGGGCGGCCTTTCTTCTGACGTCATATCTGACAGCACGGATGATCGAGTCTCGAGGCAAGCGGACGGTATTCACTGCACGTCGATCTTTGAATTGGAGCTCATCTTGCAGCCGGAGAGCCTCTCCGACTCGGCGTCGTATGAGTGCACCCCTTCAATATTCTCGATGACGAAGAGCACGGAAACAGACAAGTactccagcaccgccttcgcTAGCCAGAGGTCGCTGTCACGGCGTCACACCTTTGGTATTCTTATGCCAACAGGCCACAGCCAGGTAGTCGAGCACACggaagacggcggcgccTGGGAGCCGCAGTTCCTTTCTTCTGGGGTTAGCGCTGATGAGCGTCAGTCCTGTCGGAAGCAGAGTAGTGCCATGGTAGTTGCGAATATCGGGGATAAGGGGGAgcagagcagcgccttcGGTGTacgcggccaccgccgccaccatgACGGCCGCCGTTTCGACAGGCACCGCCACAGGGTGAGAGGGGAGACCGCGGTTCTGCCACGCGACTCAACACGCTCTCGATCGAAGGTCGGCAGGCCGTGGCCGCAGCCCATTATGGAGGGACCTAAAAGCAACCTATCACGCAGTCGGTCGTTTAACGTGGAGGAAACGCTAGGGTGCTCGGCGCTCAGTGCTCGCTTTGTGCCCTCCCCCGACTGGCAGCGTGTCGACATGattgaggaggagcagcggcgactggCACAGGTCCTCAAGGTCCATCAGAACCGTCTTGCGAAGTGGCAGCGCATGCAAGTGGCACACTGGAAAACCGTCAGCTCTTGA